The genomic segment AGCTGATAGCGCGGGTTCGATTCCCGTCATCCGCTCTCAGAAAACTCCTGACATCATCCGGCGGCGGGTGCAGGATGGGCACATGACTCAGAAGCGCTCCGTCGCCCGCACCGTCGCCCGGGTCGCACTCGGGCTCACGCTGGTGGCCGTAGGAATCACGCACCTCACCGTCGCCCGCAAAGACTTCCAAGCCCAGGTGCCCGACTGGGTGCCGTTCGACAAAGACGCCGTCGTGCTCGCATCCGGTGCCGTGGAGATCACGCTCGGAACAGCACTCACCGTGCTGTCGAAGCATCAAAAGGCCGTTGGCACCGTGGCCGCCCTGTTCTTGACCGCGGTCTTCCCGGGCAACATCTCGCAGTGGGTGAACGGCCGAGACGCGTTCGGTCTCGACAACGACCGCAAGCGCGCGGTGCGCCTACTGTTCCAGCCCCTGCTGGTCGCGTGGGCCCTGTGGTCGACCCGCCGCCGCTAGTCGCCGTTCGCAATAGACGTAGAACGCCGCGTAGGCCAGGAGCGACACCACGATGCCCCCGAAGAACAGGGGTGCAGACGGCCGATCCCAGAGCAGGTCGTTCCAGCGGATGATCAGTGACGCCACGATGAACACCAGGCTGATCAACTCTGCCTGCACCACCGAACGGAACGCACTCCACCGCGAGTCGACGAACAACCACGCGTTCACCACCCCGGGGAGGGTCAGGATGGCTCCCGCCACGCGCGCAGTCAGAGGGGTCAACTCCCACGCCCAGATGTCGATCGCGAGCTGCGGCGCCACGAACAGCACCACCCCGGTGACCGTGGCGATCAGCCCGACCACGGCGAGCAGGCCGCGCAACCAGCGCGGAATCGTGTAGTCGCGCGCATCCGGGGTTCCGGGGTCTTGCGGGCGGTTCAGGATGAACGCCACCAGCACCAGCACGGGCGTGGTGACGTAGAGGGTCACCCAGACGATGAACGAGATATGCCCGAAATGGAATCTGTCCCAGTGCAGGAAGGTGGAGATGGCCAAGAGGCTCGCGAAGACGAAGACGGCGGGAAAGCCCCAGCCCACCGCATGCCACCGTCGAAGCCGGAGACAGGCGGCGAAGAACCAGATGCCACCGATGTAGGCGCAGCCGAGGAGCATGGCGGTGATCGGCGGAACGATGGTCCAGGCGAAGAGCTCGTCGGTGCGGCCGGGCAGGATGTAGAGCAGAACGCTCGCCACCACGAGGAACGGGATGATGATGGCCGAGACCACCCGGGTGTAGGGCAGGATGCGGTCGCCGCGTGTCGATGCGGTTCCCGGCCGCACCGGGGTGGCGGCGGGCTCGGGCGGCGGATGGCTGCTCATCAGGCGTCTTTCTCGCTGAGGGGCGGGGGCGTAGCTGCGGGCGGGGGCGCAGCGGCGCGGGCGTCGGCTTCGCCCGACGGGACTCCGGCGAGCGCGTAGCCCACCACTGCGTCCGTCGGCTCCTCGCGCCCCGCCCGCTGCGCGCGGTCGTAGGCCCGCGCCGCCTCGGGCGACGAAGCCCGGAGTTGCGCGACCAGCGGCGCGTGGAACGTGAATGCCGGCGCGTTGTAGATTCCCGACCGCTCGCGCAGCACCGTGGCCGCACCCTCCAATCGCCCGGCCCGGTCGGCGTCACCGGCCATCGCGGCCAGGGCCACGAGCCCTTCGAGACCGTACGCGATTCCCTCGTCATGACCCATCCGCGCCGAACTCTCGAGGCTGAGCCCGAAGTCCTGGCCCGCTGCAGGCACGTCGCCGAGCAGCAGCCGCGCCCAGCCCAGGTGGTGCAACGCGATCGTCTCGCCGAGTTGATCGCCCTGCTTGCGGGCCAGCATGAGGCTCTCTTCGAACCGGTTGAGTGCCGCGTGCGTCTTCTGCTGCAGCAGGGCGACGCGGCCGAGGCTCACGAGGGCCATCGCCTCACCCCATTGGTCGCCACTGTCGCGGAACAGACCGAGGCTGGTCTCGAGGGCGTCGTCCGCGCGCGCCGGGTCGGGGGTCTCGTTCGCCAGCACGGCGAGAGCCAGCGACACCAGCGCGAGCGCTTCACCGGAGGGTTCACCCTCCTGGCGGAACAGCTCGGCACTCTCGGTGAGACCCTGCGCGACGCGGCCGTCCGGGTCTTGCCAGAAGGTGATCGCCTGGGTGAAGTAGAGCGCGATGGCCCGAGCGCGGGGAGAGGGCCGGCCCTCGGATGCGTCGAGCAGTTCCTGCATCCACCCCCGCACTTCGCCGAGGTGGCCGCCCACCCACCAGTACACGTAGAGGGTCCAGGCGAAGTCGGCGCACCGGTCGAGTTCGCCGGTGTCGAGCAGGTGCCGGGCGGTGGCCCGCAGGTTGTCGCGGTCGTCGGTGAGCCGCGCCATCCAGTCGCGCTGCTCGGGGCCCTCGAGCGCGAACTCGCTCTCGCGACCGAGGGCGATGTAGAACTCCGCATGCCGTTCGAGCAATATGTCGAGCGCATCGTCGGGCTGGGCTCCCAATTGTTCCAGCGCGTACTCGCGAACGGTGGCGAGCATCGAGAAGCGTGAGCGGGTGCCGCGGTCGTGCTGGCTCACCAGGCTCGCATCGACGAGCAGCCCGACCAGCGACAGCGTGTCGGGCAAGGCGGGCAGGGGGCCGGATGCGCCCGACACCGCCTCAGCCGCCTCCAGCGAGAACCCGCCCTCGAACACGCCGAGGCGCGCGAGCAGCGCCTTCTCCGAATCGCCCAGCAATTGGGTGCTCCACTCGATCGTGCTCCGGAGCGTCTGCTGGCGCGCCGGAAGATCGCGCGCACCCCCGACCAGCAGCGGGAGCCGGCGGTCGAGTCGGGCGAGCATGTCGGTCGGGGTGAGCACACGCATCCGGGCCGCGGCGAGTTCGAGGGCGAGGGGAACGCCGTCGAGTGCATCGCAGATCCGGGCGACGGCCTCGACGTTGTCGGCGTCGATCTCGAAGTCGGGCTTCACGGCATGAACGCGCTCCACGAAGAGACTGACGGATGCGCAGCCCGTCACTTCGCCGAGACTGGGGTGCCGCTCCCAGTCGGGCAGACCGAGCGGGCCCACCTCGTAGCTCTTCTCGGCCGAGATGTGCAGTAGCGAACGACTCGTGACCACGGCGACGACTCCGGGCGCCATCGCGAGCAGCGCGGCGAGTAGTGTCGCAGCGTCGAGCACCTGCTCGAAGTTGTCGAGCACGAGCAGGATGCGCCGCTCCCGCAGTGCGGTCTCGACCTTCTCGAGGAGCGGGGCATCGCCGGTGTCGCGCACGCCGATCGACTGCGCGATGGCGAGTGGCACGAGCGCGGGGTCGTGCACCGCGGAGAGATCGATGAAGGCGGCGCCGTCGGCGAAGTCGGGGGCGAGTCGCTCGGCGACTTCGATTGCGAGGCGACTCTTGCCGATTCCGCCGGGGCCGGTGAGTGTGATGAGCCGCGTGCCGGGCCGGCGGAGCATGGCCGACACGTCGTCGACCTCGCGAGCGCGGCCGATCAGCGCGGTGACCTGAGCGGGCAGCGGAACGGAGCGAGCCGGGGGAGTGGGGGAGAAGGCGGCGGGCGCTTCGTCGGCGGGTGCGGGCGGAGCCGATGTCGCCTTCGCACCCGCTGTATCGGACGCCCCCGGAGCGAGGTCGGCGGGCACCGGCGACACGGCCGACATCCCCCGACTCTGATCGAACCGTTCGGCGAGCAGTGTCGCGAGATCGGCGGTGAGCAACCGGCCGAGTTCTCGCGAATCGGAGAAGTACTTGAAGGAGGCGGTGTCGTCGTCGCGCACACGATCGAGCAGCGTGTCGAGGCGGGCTTCGCGCGCCGGTGCCGGCTGCTTGATGTACATGAGTTTCGGCATCGACCACGGGGCGAGGAGGTACTCGTCTTCGAGGCCCGACACCTCTTCCTCGGGGGCGACCCAGCCGTAGCGCTCCCAGTACAGGCCCACGAAGACGTCGCTCTGTGCCAGGTAGGCGCGGTAGAGCTCGCGCGGCGGATGGGGCCGAGCACCGAGCTCGAACATGACCGGTGCCAGCTGGAGTCGTTCTATCGCCGTGCGCGCCGATCGACGCTCAGGAGCGAGCTCCTTGAGCGTGGAGGAGACGAACACGCGCAGCCGCTGGTCGGGGGTGCGGATGCGGGCTTCGGTCGGGCCCATGCTTGATTCTGTTGCGGCGCGCCTCCGAAGTCCACCCCTCAGTGGCATCCGGATGTTTGACCGAGCGCTAGATGAGGTATGCTTATCTCAAGTGGATTGGGCTATCCCGGTCGGCGTCAGGCTCTCGATTCGTCGGGAGCATTTCGCTTTAACCGGAGTTCGTCACGGATACACCTTGAGCCCGTAGCCGAGTACTTCACCCGTCTTCGATCGGGCGATCTTGCGGCACACGACATCCCAGGCGCGATTGGTCTGCTGCGGGCGGATGAGATGCACGCCGATCGGCCGTGCCACCATGTCGGCCAACTGCAAACCGGGACTGTTCACCTGCTTGCTCGCAATCATGAATTCCAACGTCTGCGGCATCCCACGCATCCTCGTCGTTGCCATGATGCGCTCGAACTCCGCCTTCAGCGCAGAGTCTTCCGACTTGCCCCTGCTTTCGAAGATCACGAAGGTGCGGCGCCCCGCTTGGCCGCGCGACTGCAGCTGCAGGAAGACACGCTCCAATCCGAACATGAGTGCGACGTCGTATGGGCTGATGTCATTTCCCACCCGCGCCTTGAACTCCCTACGACGCGACCACGCCGAACCTGGCCTCGACGATGACGCGCGTCAGATCGGCCAGGAAGTCGCACCGCAACTGACTGTCGCGCAAGATCTGGAACGGCGCCTTCTCCTTACGGATCTCGTGTTCG from the Herbiconiux aconitum genome contains:
- a CDS encoding DoxX family protein, translated to MTQKRSVARTVARVALGLTLVAVGITHLTVARKDFQAQVPDWVPFDKDAVVLASGAVEITLGTALTVLSKHQKAVGTVAALFLTAVFPGNISQWVNGRDAFGLDNDRKRAVRLLFQPLLVAWALWSTRRR
- a CDS encoding DUF4062 domain-containing protein, which encodes MGPTEARIRTPDQRLRVFVSSTLKELAPERRSARTAIERLQLAPVMFELGARPHPPRELYRAYLAQSDVFVGLYWERYGWVAPEEEVSGLEDEYLLAPWSMPKLMYIKQPAPAREARLDTLLDRVRDDDTASFKYFSDSRELGRLLTADLATLLAERFDQSRGMSAVSPVPADLAPGASDTAGAKATSAPPAPADEAPAAFSPTPPARSVPLPAQVTALIGRAREVDDVSAMLRRPGTRLITLTGPGGIGKSRLAIEVAERLAPDFADGAAFIDLSAVHDPALVPLAIAQSIGVRDTGDAPLLEKVETALRERRILLVLDNFEQVLDAATLLAALLAMAPGVVAVVTSRSLLHISAEKSYEVGPLGLPDWERHPSLGEVTGCASVSLFVERVHAVKPDFEIDADNVEAVARICDALDGVPLALELAAARMRVLTPTDMLARLDRRLPLLVGGARDLPARQQTLRSTIEWSTQLLGDSEKALLARLGVFEGGFSLEAAEAVSGASGPLPALPDTLSLVGLLVDASLVSQHDRGTRSRFSMLATVREYALEQLGAQPDDALDILLERHAEFYIALGRESEFALEGPEQRDWMARLTDDRDNLRATARHLLDTGELDRCADFAWTLYVYWWVGGHLGEVRGWMQELLDASEGRPSPRARAIALYFTQAITFWQDPDGRVAQGLTESAELFRQEGEPSGEALALVSLALAVLANETPDPARADDALETSLGLFRDSGDQWGEAMALVSLGRVALLQQKTHAALNRFEESLMLARKQGDQLGETIALHHLGWARLLLGDVPAAGQDFGLSLESSARMGHDEGIAYGLEGLVALAAMAGDADRAGRLEGAATVLRERSGIYNAPAFTFHAPLVAQLRASSPEAARAYDRAQRAGREEPTDAVVGYALAGVPSGEADARAAAPPPAATPPPLSEKDA
- a CDS encoding DUF3800 domain-containing protein, whose product is MGNDISPYDVALMFGLERVFLQLQSRGQAGRRTFVIFESRGKSEDSALKAEFERIMATTRMRGMPQTLEFMIASKQVNSPGLQLADMVARPIGVHLIRPQQTNRAWDVVCRKIARSKTGEVLGYGLKVYP